From Pseudothermotoga thermarum DSM 5069, a single genomic window includes:
- a CDS encoding tripartite tricarboxylate transporter permease has protein sequence MMISYWIEGLKIAVLPSNLFLMLLGVLGGIVVGALPGVTSSMGIILLLPFTYYLDPKSALLMLTGMYCASMFGGSISAILIRTPGTPSAAATAIDGYPLAQQGKAGKALSAALIGSVFGGLASGICMIFLAPVLAKMALKFGPAEYFSLAVFGLTIIASVSGKSLLKGAISGLLGLLLAMIGIDNIRGTIRLTLGIDQLANGIEFLPVLIGVFAISEVLERLDRSQKPEMAVKTGGLWLTAAEFRSLLIPILFGSIIGTIIGVIPGTGGTIATFLAYNELRRWSKNKSNFGSGALEGVAVCETANNAVTGGAMVPTLSLGIPGDAVTAVMLGALILIGVKPGPLLFSQHPDVIYSFFAGWFVIQFMMLACGFLAIMFAPSILRIPDEYLMPIVLVLAVVGSFSLRNNFFDVGVALVFGIIGYFMKKYGFPLPPLVLGMILGPMAEQNLNRALLTARNDWTVLFRRPISLTLLLLAIVSAAIPLINYFVFKKKEA, from the coding sequence ATGATGATAAGTTATTGGATAGAAGGTTTGAAAATCGCTGTTTTGCCTTCAAATCTTTTCTTAATGCTCCTAGGAGTATTAGGAGGGATTGTCGTAGGGGCACTTCCGGGAGTTACCTCTTCAATGGGAATAATCTTGCTTCTACCGTTCACTTATTATCTTGATCCGAAAAGCGCTTTGCTGATGCTCACCGGTATGTACTGCGCTTCAATGTTTGGCGGCTCGATTTCGGCTATCTTGATCAGAACTCCTGGAACTCCTTCAGCTGCTGCCACAGCCATCGATGGATACCCTTTGGCTCAACAAGGCAAGGCAGGGAAAGCACTTAGCGCAGCACTTATAGGATCGGTTTTCGGAGGACTTGCAAGCGGAATATGCATGATCTTTTTGGCTCCTGTTCTTGCTAAGATGGCTTTGAAATTTGGACCGGCCGAGTACTTTTCGCTGGCTGTTTTTGGACTTACGATAATCGCAAGTGTTTCGGGTAAGAGTTTGCTCAAAGGTGCTATTTCAGGTCTTTTGGGACTTTTGCTTGCGATGATAGGGATTGACAACATTAGAGGCACGATACGCTTGACCTTGGGAATTGATCAACTTGCAAACGGCATAGAATTTCTGCCTGTCTTGATTGGAGTCTTTGCCATTTCAGAAGTTTTGGAAAGGCTGGATAGAAGCCAGAAACCTGAGATGGCAGTGAAGACAGGTGGTTTATGGCTCACTGCCGCAGAGTTTCGTTCGTTGTTAATCCCCATCTTGTTTGGATCGATAATAGGGACCATTATCGGTGTCATACCAGGAACCGGGGGAACCATTGCGACCTTCCTTGCATACAATGAGTTGAGACGGTGGTCGAAGAATAAAAGCAACTTTGGTAGCGGTGCCTTAGAGGGTGTCGCTGTTTGTGAGACGGCGAACAACGCTGTAACAGGTGGCGCAATGGTTCCTACTCTTTCACTTGGAATACCCGGCGATGCCGTAACAGCAGTCATGTTGGGAGCACTTATACTGATAGGTGTTAAGCCAGGACCGCTGTTGTTCTCCCAGCATCCTGACGTAATATACTCCTTCTTTGCAGGTTGGTTTGTTATTCAGTTTATGATGCTAGCCTGCGGTTTTCTTGCCATAATGTTCGCACCAAGTATTCTGAGGATTCCCGATGAGTATCTGATGCCAATAGTCCTTGTTCTTGCGGTTGTTGGTTCTTTTTCACTCCGCAACAACTTTTTCGATGTTGGTGTGGCACTGGTTTTCGGAATTATTGGCTATTTCATGAAGAAGTACGGTTTTCCTTTACCACCACTTGTTCTGGGGATGATCCTTGGACCAATGGCAGAGCAGAATTTGAACAGAGCACTTCTCACAGCTCGAAACGACTGGACGGTATTGTTCAGACGTCCAATATCCTTGA